In Drosophila innubila isolate TH190305 chromosome 2R unlocalized genomic scaffold, UK_Dinn_1.0 1_C_2R, whole genome shotgun sequence, the following are encoded in one genomic region:
- the LOC117785214 gene encoding peptidoglycan-recognition protein SC2-like, with protein MTNKAIILLAVFMCAQAVFGVAVVSKASWGGRAPRSKVTLGNYLSYAVVHHTAGNYCSTRAACAQELRNIQSYHMDSLGWPDIGYNFLIGGDGAVYEGRGWNVVGAHATNWNSKSLGISFLGNYNNSRATAAMISAAKGILADAVSRGQIVSGYILYGHRQVSATECPGTNLWNEIRTWSNWRA; from the coding sequence ATGACAAACAAGGCAATCATTCTTCTGGCCGTATTTATGTGCGCCCAGGCAGTCTTCGGAGTCGCCGTCGTCTCGAAGGCCTCTTGGGGAGGACGCGCTCCCAGGAGCAAGGTCACGCTTGGCAACTACTTGAGCTACGCTGTGGTTCACCACACCGCTGGCAACTACTGCAGCACCCGCGCTGCCTGTGCCCAGGAACTGCGCAACATCCAGTCCTACCACATGGACAGCCTGGGCTGGCCCGATATTGGCTACAACTTCCTCATCGGAGGTGATGGCGCTGTCTACGAGGGTCGTGGCTGGAACGTTGTCGGTGCCCATGCCACCAACTGGAACTCCAAGTCCCTTGGCATCTCCTTCCTGggtaactacaacaacagccgtGCCACCGCTGCCATGATCAGCGCTGCCAAGGGTATCCTCGCCGATGCCGTTTCCCGTGGCCAGATCGTTTCCGGTTACATTCTGTACGGTCATCGTCAGGTGAGCGCCACCGAGTGCCCTGGCACCAACCTGTGGAACGAGATCCGCACCTGGTCCAACTGGAGGGCCTAA
- the LOC117784634 gene encoding mitochondrial sodium/calcium exchanger protein-like, producing MEVDFEHRCHLTMQVKHCNYIMNFFNYFEIMYCSIDIQSKLEERLIMGLFGIIMILLTIMIGHLVDKYIEPALKILSVKMYMSEYLAGVTLLSLGNSFADLIVNLMPIRGHAPIYTISLSNALAVILLSGGMVCFLRPFKLNGHSVIRDLLFLLLAAELTIYMIFSDTKTTKPESISLALLYPIYLFVLFVDHNLLHEAISTLYKEIDELQNQPYTPRRKDLIKEKLKKLHEFEQEVRVVVHNNSIIYRYNSSNLETYWRDYRKQMSNWEIQNIQKMDENITRNILYNFHNPKNMFLFEEFLTALIPINIVDWKFSGWCHRIFLIILSPIALFCAIFIPIVDYRQDKHGWSKLLNCTQIITNPILCFVLVEAMFNNTYTKRYPVLTLTNAIWTLWFTVPLAILVFFHSRTDRPPTYHLLFLSLTVVSSMLFLAICATELEVLFAIIGLVFHMTEDFVASSIRSLAGAMGDVIFNTHLAMHGYEKMAFAASLAAPLFIITVCIGIPCYFNSQVHKTESAHWLYGIYGENSYIFFTMAIFTALGWTLTLNFSARRSVGIFSYILFMLFLLFNALAEWDLIHEMARDKIFKPI from the exons ATGGAGGTGGACTTTGAGCATCGTTGTCATTTAACAATGCAGGTCAAGCACTGCAATTACATTATGaactttttcaactattttgAAATCATGTACTGTAGCATAGATATTCAGAGCAAGCTGGAAGAGAGACTCATTATGGGCCTATTCggtattattatgattttgctGACAATCATGATAGGTCATTTGGTGGACAAATA TATTGAACCTGCCTTAAAGATACTCTCGGTGAAGATGTACATGAGTGAATATTTGGCTGGAGTTACTCTATTGAGTCTGGGCAACTCATTTGCCGATCTGATCGTCAACTTGATGCCCATTCGAGGACATGCTCCCATCTATACGATAAGTCTTAGCAATGCCTTGGCAGTGATTCTATTGAGTGGTGGCATGGTCTGTTTCCTGCGACCCTTCAAATTAAATGGACACTCAGTCATAAGAGATCTTCTCTTTCTGCTTCTTGCCGCCGAGCTCACAATCTATATGATCTTCAGCGATACAAAAACTACGAAGCCGGAATCAATCT CACTTGCTTTATTATatcctatttatttattcgtcCTCTTCGTGGATCACAATTTGTTGCATGAGGCCATATCAA CCCTTTATAAGGAAATCGATGAATTGCAAAACCAACCTTATACACCCCGTCGAAAGGATCTAATCAAGGAGAAGCTGAAGAAACTGCACGAATTTGAGCAGGAAGTTAGAGTGGTTGTGCATAACAATTCGATCATCTATCGTTATAACTCTTCAAATCTTGAAACCTATTGGCGCGATTACCGAAAACAAATGTCCAACTGGGAGATTCAAAATATACAGAAGATGGATGAGAACATAACTCGAAATATCTTGTATAATTTCCACAATCCGAAGAATATGTTTCTGTTTGAGGAGTTCTTAACAGCATTAATACCCATTAATATTGTGGATTGGAAATTCAGCGGTTGGTGTCATCGCATCTTTCTCATAATTCTCTCTCCCATTGCCCTCTTCTGTGCCATCTTCATTCCCATCGTGGACTATCGACAGGATAAACATGGTTGGAGCAAGTTGCTCAACTGCACGCAGATTATTACGAATCCCATATTATGCTTTGTATTGGTTGAAG caatgtttaataatacatataccAAAAGATATCCGGTTTTGACGTTGACTAATGCCATATGGACCTTGTGGTTCACCGTGCCCCTGGCTATACTTGTATTCTTTCACTCACGCACCGACAGACCACCGACGTATCACTTG CTCTTCTTGTCCCTGACAGTTGTCAGCTCGATGCTCTTTCTAGCCATTTGTGCCACCGAGCTGGAGGTACTCTTCGCCATCATTGGCCTGGTCTTTCATATGACCGAGGATTTTGTGGCCAGCAGCATTCGATCCTTGGCCGGAGCCATGGGCGATGTCATCTTTAACACGCACCTGGCGATGCATGGCTATGAGAAAATGGCCTTTGCTGCCAGCCTGGCCGCGCCCCTTTTCA TCATCACGGTTTGCATTGGCATTCCGTGTTATTTCAATTCTCAAGTACATAAGACGGAGTCTGCACATTGGCTATATGGAATATATGGTGAAAATTCGTATATTTTCTTCACCATGGCGATTTTCACAGCTCTGGGCTGGACCCTGACACTTAATTTCTCTGCTCGCCGATCGGTGggtatattttcatatattttatttatgttatttctCTTATTTAACGCACTTGCTGAGTGGGATTTAATTCATGAAATGGCCAGAGATAAGATATTTAAaccaatataa
- the LOC117784592 gene encoding peptidoglycan-recognition protein SC2-like yields the protein MANKAIILLAVVLCAQAAFGVNVISKSQWGARSPNGKSTLGNGLSYAVIHHTAGNYCSTRAACETELRSIQNYHMNSLGWADIGYNFLIGGDGNVYEGRGWNVMGAHATNWNSKSLGISFMGNYNNNKITSAQINAAKGLLADAVSRGQIISGYTLYGHRQVGSTECPGTNIWNEIRTWAHWKA from the coding sequence ATGGCAAATAAAGCTATCATCCTTCTGGCCGTTGTGCTCTGCGCCCAGGCCGCCTTCGGTGTTAACGTCATCTCCAAGTCCCAATGGGGAGCTCGCTCCCCCAACGGCAAGTCCACCCTGGGCAACGGCTTGAGCTATGCCGTGATCCACCACACCGCCGGCAACTACTGCAGCACCAGGGCTGCCTGTGAGACGGAGTTGCGCAGCATCCAGAACTACCACATGAATAGCCTGGGCTGGGCTGATATTGGCTACAACTTCCTCATCGGAGGTGATGGCAATGTCTACGAGGGTCGCGGCTGGAACGTCATGGGTGCTCATGCCACCAACTGGAACTCCAAGTCCCTTGGCATCTCCTTCATGggtaactacaacaacaacaagatcaCCTCGGCTCAGATCAACGCTGCCAAGGGTCTCCTCGCTGATGCCGTTTCCCGCGGACAGATCATCTCCGGCTATACCCTGTACGGCCATCGTCAGGTCGGATCTACCGAGTGCCCCGGCACCAACATCTGGAACGAGATCCGCACCTGGGCTCACTGGAAGGCCTAA